In one window of Thermotoga sp. DNA:
- a CDS encoding DUF2089 family protein, which yields MLPKCPVCGREMMVTELHCDRDNVTVKGRFKTSPFDFLDREELEFVILFFRARGNLKEIERYTGQGYFALRGRLERILEKMKLQPLGEVKEEVSEEDLFKQVKEGKISVEEALELLRKKKKGGENDV from the coding sequence ATGCTACCTAAGTGTCCTGTGTGTGGAAGAGAGATGATGGTGACAGAACTACATTGTGATAGAGATAACGTCACGGTGAAAGGTCGCTTCAAAACGAGTCCATTTGACTTTCTCGATAGAGAAGAGCTCGAGTTCGTCATTTTGTTCTTCAGGGCTAGGGGAAATCTTAAGGAGATAGAGCGTTACACAGGGCAGGGTTACTTCGCTTTGAGAGGAAGACTGGAGAGAATTCTGGAAAAGATGAAGCTGCAACCACTTGGTGAGGTGAAAGAAGAGGTCTCGGAAGAAGATCTCTTCAAACAGGTGAAGGAGGGAAAGATCAGTGTTGAGGAAGCGCTGGAACTTCTTAGGAAGAAGAAAAAAGGAGGGGAAAACGATGTCTGA